From the Microbacterium sp. W4I4 genome, one window contains:
- a CDS encoding F0F1 ATP synthase subunit gamma — MGAQLRVYKQKISSAQTTKKITKAMELIAASRIQKAMARVKASSPFARAVTRAVSAVATHSNIDHPLTREPEKISRSAVVIFSSDRGLAGAFNSQILREGLEVAELLREQGKEPVFYLVGRKAVGYFQFRGIASAAEWTGDTDTPSFRTAEEISHTLLDAFSRGGDAGGVDEITLVYNRFVSMMTQSPENVRLLPLEIAEADDSEAGSTVYPLYEFEPDAETVLDAILPVYIQSRVFNALLQSSAAKQAATQKAMKSASDNADKLITDYTRLRNNARQAEITQQIAEIVGGADALASR, encoded by the coding sequence ATGGGCGCTCAACTCAGGGTCTACAAGCAGAAGATCTCTTCTGCTCAGACGACCAAGAAGATCACGAAGGCGATGGAACTCATCGCGGCTTCGCGCATCCAGAAGGCGATGGCACGCGTCAAGGCGTCCAGCCCCTTCGCGCGTGCCGTGACGAGGGCCGTGTCCGCCGTCGCGACGCACTCGAACATCGACCACCCGCTCACCCGCGAGCCCGAGAAGATCAGCCGTTCCGCGGTCGTCATCTTCTCCTCGGACCGTGGCCTCGCAGGAGCCTTCAACTCGCAGATCCTCCGTGAGGGTCTCGAGGTGGCGGAGCTGCTGCGCGAGCAGGGCAAGGAGCCGGTGTTCTACCTGGTGGGCCGCAAGGCCGTCGGCTACTTCCAGTTCCGGGGCATCGCCTCGGCCGCGGAATGGACCGGCGACACGGACACTCCCTCCTTCCGCACCGCGGAGGAGATCTCGCACACGCTGCTGGATGCCTTCTCGCGCGGCGGGGATGCCGGTGGCGTGGACGAGATCACCCTCGTGTACAACCGTTTCGTCAGCATGATGACGCAGTCGCCCGAGAACGTGCGCCTGCTGCCGCTGGAGATCGCGGAGGCCGACGACTCGGAGGCGGGCAGCACCGTCTACCCGCTGTACGAGTTCGAGCCCGACGCGGAGACCGTTCTGGACGCGATCCTGCCGGTCTACATCCAGAGCCGCGTCTTCAACGCGCTGCTGCAGTCGTCGGCCGCCAAGCAGGCCGCGACGCAGAAGGCCATGAAGTCGGCCAGCGACAACGCCGACAAGCTGATCACCGATTACACCCGCCTGCGCAACAACGCGCGCCAGGCCGAGATCACCCAGCAGATCGCCGAGATCGTCGGTGGCGCCGACGCTCTCGCATCCCGCTGA
- the atpB gene encoding F0F1 ATP synthase subunit A, translating to MNDFFPETLFKVFGVIDVNRIHLIQLLSVIAVVLLLWLGTRRMSVVPGRFQSLVEMGLGFVRNGIAHDLLGRKDGERFAPLLVTIFFMILFMNITGIIPFLNMPGTAIIAVPLTLAVISYVTFIYAGMKKSPLGFWKNSLFPSGVPWPVYIIVTPLEFISTFIIRPVTLTLRLMMNLVVGHMILVLCFSATAFFMFTVGGGWAVLGIGTLAFGGAFTIFEILVVVLQSYVFTVLTAIYIQLAVAEEH from the coding sequence ATGAATGACTTCTTCCCGGAGACTCTCTTCAAGGTCTTCGGCGTCATCGATGTGAACCGCATCCACCTGATCCAGCTTCTCTCCGTCATCGCCGTCGTGCTGCTGCTGTGGCTCGGCACGCGCCGGATGAGCGTCGTGCCCGGCCGCTTCCAGAGCCTCGTCGAGATGGGCCTCGGGTTCGTGCGCAACGGCATCGCTCACGACCTGCTCGGTCGCAAGGACGGAGAGCGCTTCGCGCCTCTGCTCGTCACGATCTTCTTCATGATCCTGTTCATGAACATCACCGGCATCATCCCGTTCCTGAACATGCCGGGTACGGCGATCATCGCCGTACCGCTCACTCTGGCCGTGATCAGCTACGTGACCTTCATCTACGCCGGCATGAAGAAGAGCCCACTCGGCTTCTGGAAGAACTCGCTCTTCCCCTCCGGTGTCCCGTGGCCGGTGTACATCATCGTCACGCCGCTGGAGTTCATCTCGACCTTCATCATCCGTCCGGTGACTCTCACGCTCCGACTCATGATGAACCTGGTCGTCGGGCACATGATCCTGGTGCTCTGCTTCTCCGCCACCGCATTCTTCATGTTCACCGTGGGCGGCGGCTGGGCAGTTCTGGGTATCGGGACGCTCGCCTTCGGCGGCGCGTTCACGATCTTCGAGATCCTGGTCGTCGTCCTGCAGTCCTACGTCTTCACCGTCCTCACCGCGATCTACATCCAGCTCGCGGTAGCAGAAGAGCACTGA
- the atpE gene encoding ATP synthase F0 subunit C, translating into MDATTVLADINGHLASVGYGLAAIGPAIGVGIVVGKTIEGVARQPELAGRLQVLMWIGIAFTEALAFVGIAVGFIPFP; encoded by the coding sequence GTGGACGCAACTACGGTTCTCGCCGACATCAACGGTCACCTCGCATCGGTCGGCTACGGCCTCGCTGCCATCGGTCCGGCCATCGGTGTGGGCATCGTCGTCGGAAAGACGATCGAGGGCGTCGCCCGTCAGCCTGAGCTGGCCGGTCGCCTGCAGGTCCTCATGTGGATCGGTATCGCCTTCACCGAGGCGCTTGCATTCGTCGGCATCGCTGTCGGCTTCATCCCCTTCCCGTAA
- a CDS encoding F0F1 ATP synthase subunit B, whose protein sequence is MLNALVTNLAAEEAPNPLIPAWYDIVWSALWFVIILIVVWKVALPRLTTMLDERSAAIEGNIAKADEAQKQAEEVLEEYTRQLAEARTEAGEIREAAREDGKKIVAEAKETATSEANRISAAAHTQIEAERQSAFVSLRSEVGTLAIDLAGGVVGETLTDDARATAVVDRFLADIEKAAR, encoded by the coding sequence ATGCTGAACGCTCTTGTCACGAACCTCGCCGCGGAGGAAGCGCCCAACCCGCTGATTCCCGCGTGGTACGACATCGTCTGGTCGGCCTTGTGGTTCGTCATCATTCTCATCGTGGTCTGGAAGGTCGCCCTTCCGCGTCTGACCACGATGCTCGACGAGCGCTCGGCCGCCATCGAGGGAAACATCGCCAAGGCCGATGAGGCGCAGAAGCAGGCCGAGGAGGTGCTGGAGGAGTACACCCGCCAGCTCGCCGAGGCACGCACCGAGGCCGGTGAGATCCGTGAGGCCGCCCGTGAGGACGGCAAGAAGATCGTCGCCGAGGCCAAGGAGACCGCGACCAGCGAGGCCAACCGCATCAGTGCGGCCGCGCACACGCAGATCGAAGCCGAGCGTCAGTCCGCCTTCGTGTCGCTGCGCAGTGAGGTCGGCACGCTCGCGATCGACCTCGCCGGCGGTGTCGTGGGGGAGACCCTCACCGATGACGCCCGTGCGACGGCCGTGGTGGACCGCTTCCTCGCCGACATCGAGAAGGCAGCCAGGTAA
- a CDS encoding F0F1 ATP synthase subunit epsilon, producing MALHVSLVSADAEVWTGEATLVIAKTVEGEIGFMAGHEPVLAILAEGQVRITRADGTKVMANAQDGFLSMEGDNLTIVAGNAALVA from the coding sequence ATGGCACTCCACGTCAGCCTCGTCTCCGCGGACGCGGAGGTCTGGACGGGAGAAGCGACGCTCGTCATCGCCAAGACCGTCGAGGGCGAGATCGGCTTCATGGCCGGTCACGAGCCGGTGCTGGCCATCCTCGCCGAGGGCCAGGTGCGCATCACCCGTGCCGACGGCACCAAGGTGATGGCCAACGCGCAGGACGGCTTCCTCTCGATGGAGGGCGACAACCTGACCATCGTGGCCGGCAACGCCGCTCTGGTCGCCTGA
- the atpA gene encoding F0F1 ATP synthase subunit alpha, whose protein sequence is MAELSISPDVIRDALKDFAAAYEPTGAAATEVGTVTDAADGIAHVEGLPGVMANELVTFADGTKGLALNLDEHQIGVVVLGDFTGIEAGQEVTRTGEVLSVPVGDGYLGRVVDPLGNPIDGLGSIATEGVRALELQAPGVMQRKSVHEPMQTGIKAIDAMIPVGRGQRQLIIGDRQTGKTALAIDTIINQKANWESGDVDKQVRCIYVAIGQKGSTIASVKGALEEAGALEYTTIVAAPASDPAGFKYLAPYTGSAIGQHWMYGGKHVLIVFDDLSKQAEAYRAVSLLLRRPPGREAYPGDVFYLHSRLLERCAKLSDELGAGSMTGLPIIETKANDVSAYIPTNVISITDGQIFLQSDLFNANQRPAVDVGISVSRVGGDAQVKSIKKVSGTLKLELAQYRSLEAFAMFASDLDAASRRQLARGARLTELLKQPQYSPYPVEEQVVSIWAGTNGKLDTLEISDVLRFERDLLDYLRRNTGILDKLRDTNVLDDDTVAELDKQTDAFILEFQGGKGSAIGAPGHEEHAAADADDVNQEKIVKGRRA, encoded by the coding sequence ATGGCAGAACTATCGATCAGCCCCGACGTCATCCGTGACGCGCTGAAGGACTTCGCCGCCGCCTACGAGCCCACCGGGGCCGCGGCGACCGAGGTCGGCACCGTCACCGACGCAGCCGATGGCATCGCGCACGTCGAGGGACTGCCCGGCGTCATGGCCAACGAGCTCGTCACGTTCGCGGACGGCACGAAGGGCCTGGCCCTGAACCTCGACGAGCACCAGATCGGCGTGGTCGTCCTCGGCGACTTCACCGGCATCGAGGCGGGTCAGGAAGTCACCCGCACCGGTGAGGTCCTCTCCGTTCCCGTCGGCGACGGCTACCTGGGCCGGGTCGTCGACCCGCTCGGCAACCCGATCGACGGCCTCGGCTCGATCGCCACCGAGGGTGTGCGTGCCCTCGAACTGCAGGCGCCCGGCGTCATGCAGCGCAAGTCGGTGCACGAGCCGATGCAGACCGGCATCAAGGCCATCGACGCCATGATCCCCGTCGGCCGCGGCCAGCGTCAGCTGATCATCGGCGACCGCCAGACCGGCAAGACCGCACTGGCGATCGACACGATCATCAACCAGAAGGCCAACTGGGAGTCCGGCGACGTCGACAAGCAGGTTCGCTGCATCTACGTCGCCATCGGTCAGAAGGGCTCGACCATCGCTTCGGTGAAGGGCGCGCTCGAAGAGGCCGGAGCACTGGAGTACACCACGATCGTGGCGGCTCCCGCATCCGACCCCGCTGGTTTCAAGTACCTCGCCCCCTACACCGGTTCGGCCATCGGCCAGCACTGGATGTACGGCGGCAAGCACGTGCTGATCGTCTTCGACGACCTGTCCAAGCAGGCCGAGGCCTACCGTGCCGTCTCCCTTCTGCTGCGCCGCCCGCCGGGCCGCGAGGCTTACCCGGGTGACGTCTTCTACCTGCACTCCCGTCTGCTGGAGCGCTGCGCGAAGCTGTCCGACGAGCTCGGCGCCGGATCGATGACGGGTCTGCCGATCATCGAGACCAAGGCGAACGATGTCTCGGCGTACATCCCGACCAACGTGATCTCGATCACCGACGGCCAGATCTTCCTGCAGTCCGACCTGTTCAACGCCAACCAGCGTCCCGCTGTCGACGTGGGCATCTCGGTGTCGCGAGTCGGTGGTGACGCTCAGGTCAAGTCGATCAAGAAGGTCTCCGGAACGCTCAAGCTGGAGCTCGCGCAGTACCGTTCGCTCGAGGCGTTCGCGATGTTCGCATCCGACCTCGACGCGGCCTCGCGTCGTCAGCTGGCTCGCGGTGCTCGCCTGACCGAGCTGCTCAAGCAGCCGCAGTACTCGCCGTACCCGGTGGAGGAGCAGGTCGTCTCGATCTGGGCCGGCACCAACGGCAAGCTCGACACGCTCGAGATCTCGGACGTGCTGCGCTTCGAGCGCGATCTGCTCGACTACCTGCGCCGGAACACGGGCATCCTCGACAAGCTGCGCGACACCAACGTCCTCGACGACGACACGGTCGCCGAGCTGGACAAGCAGACCGACGCCTTCATTCTGGAGTTCCAGGGCGGCAAGGGCAGCGCCATCGGCGCTCCGGGCCACGAGGAGCACGCTGCCGCGGACGCGGATGACGTCAACCAGGAGAAGATCGTCAAGGGTCGTCGCGCGTAA
- a CDS encoding YaaA family protein, giving the protein MKILLPPSETKRTGGAGAPLDLAALALPSLGEQREQLAAALVALSADPVEAQRVLKLSDRQAGDVEHNRMLRSAPTMPAIDRYTGVLYDALDAPNLDRSARRWLGEHVLIHSAPFGPVGALDAIPAYRFAAGTSLAGIPPLRRHWAEATSRALAEHEFLLDLRSEAYVALGPVPDSVRSAYVRVVTSTGRALNHFNKKAKGELVRALATTRPRSRTPQGLLAWAERSGIRLHRAPEAGIWELVVDD; this is encoded by the coding sequence ATGAAGATCCTCCTGCCTCCATCCGAGACCAAGCGCACCGGCGGCGCTGGTGCACCACTTGACCTCGCGGCTCTGGCGCTGCCCTCGCTCGGCGAGCAGCGCGAGCAGCTGGCCGCGGCGCTGGTCGCGCTGTCCGCCGACCCTGTCGAGGCGCAGCGCGTGCTCAAGCTCAGCGACCGCCAGGCGGGTGATGTCGAGCACAATCGGATGCTTCGCTCAGCTCCCACCATGCCGGCGATCGACCGCTACACGGGCGTGCTCTACGACGCCCTGGACGCACCGAATCTGGATCGCAGCGCCCGCCGTTGGCTGGGGGAGCACGTGCTCATCCACAGCGCGCCCTTCGGACCGGTCGGCGCACTGGATGCCATCCCGGCGTACCGCTTCGCGGCGGGCACCTCATTGGCCGGCATCCCACCCCTGCGCAGGCACTGGGCCGAGGCGACGAGCCGGGCTCTCGCCGAGCACGAGTTCCTGCTCGACCTGCGCAGCGAGGCGTACGTCGCGCTGGGACCGGTGCCCGACTCCGTGCGCTCCGCGTACGTGCGTGTCGTGACCTCCACCGGCAGGGCGCTCAACCACTTCAACAAGAAGGCCAAGGGCGAGCTGGTGCGAGCCCTCGCCACGACACGCCCGAGGAGCCGCACGCCGCAGGGGCTGCTGGCCTGGGCGGAGCGCAGCGGCATCCGCCTGCACCGAGCCCCGGAAGCGGGCATCTGGGAGCTCGTCGTCGACGACTGA
- a CDS encoding MraY family glycosyltransferase, with amino-acid sequence MKQYLFTIILTAAITFALTWAVWRLSLKFKLYPGIRERDVHKTPTPRLGGVAMFIGIAVAILISAANPFFERMWSPPHTLWSILAAALLIAIVGVIDDLWDLDWMIKLAAQFLAAGIITAGGGLQVLSLPVGDMILVSPWVSISITMLAIVVVMNAVNFIDGLDGLVAGVCLIANGIFFVYSYILTRDSGATSYFNLATFLAAVLIGVCVGFLPFNWSPAKLFMGDSGALVLGLLMATSAIAVTTQGDVNAFDPERFGRSQLLGAFIPIVLPLVIVMLPLLDFGLAVFRRMRAGKSPFAPDRKHLHHRMLDLGHRDRDAVLIFYAWTAVISLAVLLMYIATRQDWPGGYVVGVLFGVVGSAACLVVTLMPSHRRPTSPAAPTVADAGRPSTVSSMESQ; translated from the coding sequence GTGAAGCAGTACCTGTTCACGATCATCCTCACGGCGGCGATCACGTTCGCGCTGACGTGGGCGGTCTGGCGGCTGAGCCTGAAATTCAAGCTCTACCCCGGCATCCGTGAACGGGACGTGCACAAGACCCCCACGCCGAGGCTCGGGGGAGTGGCGATGTTCATCGGGATCGCCGTGGCGATCCTCATCTCGGCGGCGAACCCCTTCTTCGAGCGCATGTGGTCGCCTCCGCACACGCTGTGGTCGATCCTCGCGGCGGCTCTGCTGATCGCGATCGTCGGCGTCATCGATGATCTGTGGGATCTGGATTGGATGATCAAGCTCGCCGCGCAGTTCCTCGCGGCCGGCATCATCACCGCCGGCGGCGGACTGCAGGTGCTCTCGCTTCCCGTGGGCGACATGATCCTCGTCTCGCCGTGGGTGAGCATCTCGATCACGATGCTCGCGATCGTCGTCGTGATGAACGCGGTGAACTTCATCGACGGTCTCGACGGCCTCGTCGCCGGGGTCTGCCTGATCGCCAACGGCATCTTCTTCGTCTACTCGTACATCCTCACCCGCGACTCCGGCGCGACGAGCTACTTCAACCTGGCCACCTTCCTCGCCGCCGTGCTGATCGGGGTGTGCGTCGGGTTCCTGCCCTTCAACTGGAGCCCCGCGAAGCTGTTCATGGGCGACTCCGGCGCACTGGTCCTGGGCCTGTTGATGGCGACCTCCGCCATCGCCGTGACCACACAGGGCGACGTGAACGCGTTCGACCCCGAGCGCTTCGGCCGCTCGCAGCTGCTGGGCGCGTTCATCCCCATCGTGCTGCCCCTGGTCATCGTGATGCTGCCGCTCCTCGACTTCGGCCTGGCCGTGTTCCGGCGCATGCGGGCGGGCAAGTCGCCCTTCGCGCCCGACCGCAAGCATCTGCACCACCGGATGCTGGATCTCGGCCACCGCGACCGCGATGCGGTGCTCATCTTCTACGCCTGGACGGCCGTCATCTCCCTGGCCGTGCTGCTGATGTACATCGCGACCAGGCAGGACTGGCCGGGCGGATACGTCGTCGGCGTCCTGTTCGGCGTCGTCGGCAGCGCCGCGTGCCTCGTCGTCACCCTGATGCCCTCGCATCGTCGTCCGACTTCCCCTGCCGCACCGACCGTTGCCGATGCAGGGCGCCCCTCGACCGTCAGCTCCATGGAGTCACAATGA
- a CDS encoding DUF5684 domain-containing protein produces MDNGDLAGLSAFYALMAVMGVIFFLVAVVGYVIGSFFLMKIFEKAGVQGKWRAWVPVYNVMVFFKLGDMSPWLVLYGIGGMIVLSWIPVLNIFSGLLGLALGVFAAMAAWRVGLKLQKEAAWVILYVLLSIVWLGINAFDKSRWNTNVAPAPWAANGFLADRTVWEGVPTSSAGSIPPGYGAPQGYGAPQGYAAPPQGYQPPAQPGYGAPVPPAPGAPAPQAPGAPVPPPATPPAPPTAPPAAPGTPPAPPADPTQPPA; encoded by the coding sequence ATGGACAACGGAGATCTCGCCGGACTCAGTGCCTTCTATGCACTGATGGCCGTCATGGGGGTCATCTTCTTCCTCGTGGCGGTGGTCGGTTACGTCATCGGCTCCTTCTTCTTGATGAAGATCTTCGAGAAGGCAGGGGTGCAGGGCAAGTGGCGCGCCTGGGTCCCCGTCTACAACGTGATGGTCTTCTTCAAGCTGGGTGACATGAGCCCCTGGCTGGTGCTCTACGGCATCGGCGGAATGATCGTCCTCTCCTGGATCCCGGTGCTCAACATCTTCAGCGGCCTGCTCGGGCTCGCACTGGGCGTGTTCGCCGCGATGGCGGCATGGCGCGTCGGCCTGAAGCTGCAGAAGGAGGCCGCCTGGGTCATCCTCTACGTGCTCCTCAGCATCGTCTGGCTGGGCATCAACGCCTTCGACAAGTCGCGGTGGAACACGAACGTCGCTCCTGCGCCGTGGGCGGCCAACGGCTTCCTGGCAGACCGCACCGTCTGGGAGGGCGTTCCCACCTCGTCGGCAGGGTCGATCCCTCCCGGCTACGGCGCCCCGCAGGGATATGGCGCACCCCAGGGCTACGCGGCACCTCCGCAGGGCTACCAGCCGCCGGCACAGCCCGGATACGGCGCTCCCGTGCCTCCGGCTCCCGGCGCACCCGCGCCGCAGGCTCCCGGTGCCCCGGTGCCGCCGCCGGCGACGCCGCCCGCACCCCCGACCGCTCCACCGGCTGCTCCCGGTACGCCGCCGGCTCCGCCGGCGGACCCCACGCAGCCGCCTGCGTGA
- a CDS encoding F0F1 ATP synthase subunit delta encodes MGSATTQALAASTDALAAASGLNLDSAAELFAAARAIAESAQLSGALADPAAPAEARSALVAGVFAGASAPVRSLLTTVTAQRWSNASDLVDGVEELAIRTTAIASPKDDVSGELFGFSRVIAANPELELALGRRLGDDRAKGALVEKVLGANAAPATVLIASSLVRQPRERRVRQIIARAIDIVSAQSGRTVATVHTAAPLPAAQETRLRDALASRYGGEISVNQVIDPTVIGGLRVQIADDVIDGSISARLADLRLKLAS; translated from the coding sequence ATGGGCAGCGCGACCACTCAGGCACTCGCGGCATCGACGGACGCGCTTGCCGCAGCGTCGGGCCTGAACCTCGACAGCGCGGCCGAGCTGTTCGCAGCCGCTCGCGCGATCGCCGAGTCGGCCCAGCTGAGCGGCGCGCTCGCTGATCCTGCCGCGCCGGCCGAGGCCCGCTCCGCGCTGGTCGCGGGCGTGTTCGCCGGAGCATCTGCGCCGGTGCGCTCGCTGCTGACCACGGTCACGGCGCAGCGCTGGTCGAACGCGTCCGATCTCGTCGACGGTGTCGAAGAGCTCGCGATCCGCACGACCGCCATCGCCTCGCCGAAGGACGACGTGTCAGGAGAGCTGTTCGGATTCTCACGCGTCATCGCCGCGAATCCGGAGCTCGAGCTCGCCCTCGGTCGTCGCCTCGGCGACGACCGTGCCAAGGGTGCGCTGGTCGAGAAGGTGCTCGGTGCGAACGCGGCTCCGGCCACGGTTCTGATCGCCTCGTCGCTCGTGCGCCAGCCGCGCGAGCGCCGGGTCCGCCAGATCATCGCCCGCGCGATCGACATCGTCTCCGCGCAGTCCGGCCGCACGGTCGCGACCGTGCACACCGCCGCTCCGCTGCCCGCAGCTCAAGAGACCCGTCTCCGTGATGCTCTGGCCAGCCGCTATGGGGGCGAGATCTCCGTCAATCAGGTGATCGACCCCACCGTCATCGGGGGACTGCGCGTGCAGATCGCCGATGACGTCATCGACGGCAGCATCTCCGCCCGACTCGCCGACCTTCGCCTGAAGCTCGCGAGCTGA
- a CDS encoding aldo/keto reductase, whose product MGTSQRRVGASGLVVSATGLGCNNFGRAGTVTQTLEGTRAVIDAALASGVFFFDTADMYGATPGRSEELMGEVLEGRRDRIVLATKFGHEADRGYDFPGGRGSRRYVRLAVEHSLRRLRTDWIDLYQLHLPDPLTPIAETIDALDELVDEGKIRYYGHSNLDGWQIAEAEFTARARSTGRFISAQNHYSLLARASEREVLPAVNRYGLGFFPFFPLKNGLLTGKFTRDGGPSDSRIMGTRKFIWADAPWDALESYQAFCDERGITMLQATFGWLLAQPGVSSVIAGATTPAQVEANAAAADAWVPTAADLAEIDRLFPLVEDPASQI is encoded by the coding sequence ATGGGTACATCGCAGCGTCGCGTAGGCGCATCCGGCCTCGTCGTGTCCGCGACCGGACTCGGATGCAACAACTTCGGCCGCGCGGGCACGGTGACGCAGACGCTGGAGGGCACCCGTGCCGTGATCGATGCGGCCCTCGCGAGCGGGGTGTTCTTCTTCGACACCGCCGACATGTACGGCGCGACGCCCGGCCGCAGTGAAGAGCTGATGGGCGAGGTGCTGGAAGGCCGTCGCGACCGCATCGTGCTCGCGACGAAGTTCGGCCATGAAGCCGATAGGGGCTACGACTTCCCGGGTGGCCGCGGATCGCGGCGCTACGTGCGGCTCGCCGTCGAGCACTCCCTGCGACGCCTGCGCACCGACTGGATCGACCTCTATCAGTTGCACCTGCCCGACCCGCTGACGCCGATCGCCGAGACGATCGATGCCCTCGACGAGCTCGTCGACGAGGGCAAGATCCGCTACTACGGCCACTCGAATCTCGACGGCTGGCAGATCGCCGAGGCCGAGTTCACCGCGCGGGCGCGCTCGACCGGGCGCTTCATCTCCGCGCAGAACCATTACTCGCTGCTGGCGCGAGCCTCCGAGCGCGAGGTGCTGCCGGCGGTCAACCGCTACGGTCTCGGATTCTTCCCGTTCTTCCCCCTGAAGAACGGTCTGCTCACGGGCAAGTTCACGCGCGACGGCGGTCCTTCCGACAGCCGCATCATGGGCACCCGCAAGTTCATCTGGGCCGATGCTCCGTGGGATGCGCTCGAGTCGTACCAGGCGTTCTGCGACGAGCGCGGCATCACCATGCTGCAGGCCACTTTCGGCTGGCTGCTCGCACAGCCCGGAGTCTCAAGCGTCATCGCGGGCGCGACCACGCCCGCGCAGGTCGAGGCCAACGCCGCGGCCGCCGACGCCTGGGTCCCGACAGCGGCGGATCTCGCCGAGATCGACCGGCTCTTCCCGCTGGTCGAGGACCCCGCATCGCAGATCTGA
- the atpD gene encoding F0F1 ATP synthase subunit beta: MTPTATADKPATAVVGRVARVNGPVVDIEFPHDSIPDIYNALKTTIVIGEESTEITLEVAQHLGDDLVRAISLKPTDGMVRGQEVRDTGEAISVPVGDVTKGKVFNVIGEVLNLEPGETLEVTERWPIHRKAPNFDQLESKTTMFETGIKSIDLLTPYVLGGKIGLFGGAGVGKTVLIQEMIQRVAQDHGGVSVFAGVGERTREGNDLIHEMEEAGVFDKTALVFGQMDEPPGTRLRVALSALTMAEYFRDVQKQDVLLFIDNIFRFTQAGSEVSTLLGRMPSAVGYQPNLADEMGVLQERITSTRGHSITSLQAIYVPADDYTDPAPATTFAHLDATTELSREIASKGLYPAIDPLTSTSRIMDPRYLGEDHYRVATTVKQILQKNKELQEIIAILGVDELSEEDKIVVSRARRIQQFLSQNTYMAKKFTGVEGSTVPLKETIESFDAIAKGDFDHVAEQAFFNVGGIGDVEERWAQIQKENG, from the coding sequence ATGACCCCCACCGCTACGGCTGACAAGCCCGCGACCGCGGTCGTCGGGCGCGTCGCACGCGTCAACGGTCCGGTCGTGGACATCGAGTTCCCGCACGACTCGATCCCCGACATCTACAACGCGCTGAAGACCACGATCGTCATCGGCGAGGAGTCGACCGAGATCACGCTCGAGGTCGCTCAGCACCTCGGCGACGACCTCGTCCGCGCGATCTCGCTGAAGCCGACCGACGGCATGGTCCGCGGCCAGGAGGTGCGCGACACCGGCGAGGCGATCTCCGTCCCCGTCGGCGACGTCACCAAGGGCAAGGTCTTCAACGTGATCGGCGAGGTCCTGAACCTCGAGCCCGGCGAGACCCTCGAGGTCACCGAGCGCTGGCCGATCCACCGCAAGGCGCCCAACTTCGACCAGCTCGAGTCGAAGACCACGATGTTCGAGACCGGCATCAAGTCGATCGACCTGCTCACCCCGTACGTGCTGGGTGGAAAGATCGGTCTGTTCGGCGGCGCCGGTGTCGGCAAGACCGTCCTCATCCAGGAGATGATCCAGCGCGTCGCGCAGGACCACGGTGGTGTGTCGGTGTTCGCCGGTGTCGGCGAGCGCACCCGTGAGGGCAACGACCTGATCCACGAGATGGAGGAGGCGGGCGTCTTCGACAAGACCGCCCTCGTCTTCGGCCAGATGGACGAGCCGCCGGGAACGCGTCTGCGCGTGGCCCTGTCTGCGCTGACCATGGCGGAGTACTTCCGCGATGTGCAGAAGCAGGACGTGCTGCTCTTCATCGACAACATCTTCCGCTTCACGCAGGCCGGTTCCGAGGTCTCCACGCTGCTGGGCCGCATGCCCTCCGCCGTGGGTTACCAGCCGAACCTGGCCGACGAGATGGGCGTTCTGCAGGAGCGCATCACCTCGACGCGCGGTCACTCGATCACCTCGCTGCAGGCGATCTACGTCCCCGCCGACGACTACACCGACCCGGCCCCGGCCACGACCTTCGCGCACCTCGATGCGACGACCGAGCTCAGCCGTGAGATCGCGTCGAAGGGTCTGTACCCGGCGATCGACCCGCTGACCTCGACGTCGCGCATCATGGACCCCCGCTACCTCGGCGAGGACCACTACCGCGTGGCGACCACGGTCAAGCAGATCCTTCAGAAGAACAAGGAACTGCAGGAGATCATCGCGATCCTCGGTGTCGACGAGCTCTCCGAAGAGGACAAGATCGTCGTGTCGCGTGCACGTCGCATCCAGCAGTTCCTCTCGCAGAACACCTACATGGCCAAGAAGTTCACGGGCGTCGAGGGTTCGACGGTTCCGCTGAAGGAGACCATCGAGTCGTTCGACGCGATCGCCAAGGGCGACTTCGATCACGTCGCCGAGCAGGCCTTCTTCAACGTCGGCGGTATCGGTGACGTCGAAGAGCGCTGGGCGCAGATCCAGAAGGAGAACGGCTGA